The genomic interval GCCCGCCCTTTTGCCCACCCCGCCGCTCGTTGGGGGGGCCGGAGGGTGAGTCCCCCTGTGGATGCTCGGACGTTGCTGGCGGGTGCGGACCGGTGGGTGGTGTGCCCGCCTGGTGGGCGCCTTGCCCACCCTGCCGCCCGTTGGACGGGGCCGGGAAGGCGTGCGCCCCTGTGGGGTGTGCGGCTGCCGTCGGCGGGTTCGGGCTGCGGTGGGCGTGCCTCGCCCGTCGCGGGGCGGCTTTCGTACGTCGGAGCAGCGATCGACGCGCTCGACGTCGCCCCGTCGGAGGCGCGGATCACTCATGCGGAGTTGATCGTGATTCACCGCGACAACCGGATGTACGAGTGGGAGCCCTTTGCCAGGGTGCCGCTCGGTTGACCGGGACACAGGAAAGCGCCTCTGCCTGACGCGGCGAGTTCTGCCGCACCCCGCCGCACCGGGGCAAGCGCTTTCCATTCACCCTGTCGTGAGCATTGAATGCTCCCGGAAGCTCGTGCTAGACCATCCCGCAACCGCTGTCCCAACCGGTCTACACCACTTCCCCCGGGAGGACTCCCCGTGCCGCTCCTGCCTGCCGACGCCGCCGCCTGGTCCCGCCGTGTTTTCCTCGCCACCGCATCGGCCACCGCGCTCGGTGCCGCATTCTCCGGTGGCGCATTCACCGGGGTCGCCGCCGCCGCGCCCGCTTCCTTCGGTGGTGACGAGTACGACGAGCTGCGCCTCCGTTGGGTGCAGCTCTCGCTCGGGGCCGGGTTCGACCCCGTCGTCGAGCCCTACGCCTCCCGCCTCGCCGAGATCGGGCGGTTCGCCGCAGGGTTTCGCGCATCCATGGCGCCGGCCGACAACTCCCTCTGGCCGGGCCGCACCTTCGACCCGCCCTCCGGCATCACCTACAGCTACGGCCGCCTCTGGACCATGACGCAGGCCTACCTCCAGCCCGGCACCGGGCTCACCGCCGACGCCTCCCTCCTCGCCGACATCGTCCGGGGCCTCGACCACCTCTCCGCCCGCATCTACAACCCCTCCACCACCCGCTACGGCAACTGGTGGGAGTGGCAGATCGGCAGCCCCCGTCTCCTCATGGACATCGTCGCCGGGCTCTACGACAAGCTCACCGACGCCCAGCGCCAGGCCGCCTGCGCCGCCGTCGACCACTTCGTCCCGGACACGATGCTCACCAACTACTCCGGCACGAGCACCGGCGCCAACCGCGTCGACCTCTGCCGCTCCGTCGCCCTGCGCGGCATACTCGGCCGAAGCCCGGCGAAGATCGCCCTCGCCCGCGACGCGCTGTCGCCCGTGTTCCCGTACGTGACCAAGGGCGACGGCCTCTACGCCGACGGATCCTTCGTCCAGCACACCTGGGTCGCGTACTCCGGTACGTACGGCCAGGTCATGCTCGACGGGCTCGGGCGGCTCTTCACCCTCCTCGCGGGCTCCACCTGGGACGTCACCGACCCCAACCGGCAGATCATCCTCGACTCCGTCGAGAACGCCTACGCGCCCCTCATCTACAACGGGCTCATGATGGACAGCGTCAACGGCCGTGCCATCAGCCGCGGTTACCTCAAGAGCGACGACCGTCACGTCATGCGCAGCGACCATTTCCACGGCCAGGGACTGATCGCCGCCATCCCACTGCTCGCCGGCGGGGCATCGGAGGCCGAGCGCGAGCGCTGGACCGCGATGGTCAAGGGCTGGATCGAGCGCGACCGTACGACGCCACTGCTCGCCGCACCTCAGTTCAACGTCGCCGACCTCTCCCGGCTGCACGCCGTCGCCGCGTCGCCCGTCGCCGCCGCCCCGGAGCCCGTCGCGCACAAGCTCTTCGCGTCCATGGACCGTGCCGTGCACCGGCGCTCAGGCTGGGCCGCTGGCCTCTCCATGGCCTCGGAGCGGATCTCGTACTACGAGTGCGGCAACGGCGAGAATCCGCGCGGCTGGCACACCGGCGCCGGAATGCTCTACTGGTGGCCGGGGGAGCGGGCCAATGATCAGTACACCGACTGGTTCTGGCCCACCGTCGACTTCTACCGGCTGCCCGGAACCACCGTGTCCACCAAGCGACTTGCCGACAAGGCGGGCGGTGAGTGGGGTGTCCCGAAGCCCGCCACCAAGTGGGTCGGCGGGGCCACCGACGGCGAGTTCGCCGCCGTCGGGCAGCATCTCAAGGGCCTCGGCTCCACCCTCGAAGCCCGCAAGTCGTGGTTCTGCGTCGCCGATACGGTCGTCTGCCTCGGTGCCGGCATCACCTCCACCGACGGTGTCCCCGCCGAGACGATCGTCGACAACCGGAACCTCGGCGAGTCCGGTACGAACGCCCTCACCACCGGCCCGCACTGGGCGCACCTCGAAGGCCACGGCGGCTGGGTCCTCCCGGACGCGGTCGGCACGGCCGGGCTGCACACCCTGCGCGAGGACCGCACCGGTTCCTGGAGCGACATCAACACCACCAGCACCACCGAGCGCCGGACCCGCCGCTACCAGACCCTCTGGTTCGACCACGGCACCGACCCCGTGGACGCCGACTACCTCTACCTCCTGATGCCCGGCGCATCACGCCGCACCGTCGCCGCCCGCGCGGCCGACGGCCACTGGCTGAAGGTGCTCGCCAACACCCGCGCCGTCCAGGGTGTCGAGATCCGCTCCCTCGGCTTCACCGCCGCCAACTTCTGGCAGCCGGGCAAGGCGGGGCCCGTGTCCACGACGGCTCCGGCGAGCGTGCTCGTACGCAAGAAGTGGCGCACCGCCACCCTCGCCGTCAGTGAGCCGACGCGCAGCGGACAGCCGCTGGAGGTCACCTGGGCGCACCGCGCCGCCCGTGTCATCTCGAAGGACCCCGGCGTCGAGGTGCTGTCCACCGGCCGTACGCTGAGGCTCCGCGTCACGCCTGGGACGGCGGGCGCGACGCACCTTTGTGAGGTGGCTCTCAGTTGACTTTTGTGGCGCCCTTGTTGGACTCCGACAATCACGAACGGCTCTGAGCTGGTACTTCGGCTGCACCGCCGGAAGGTTCTGTCCAAGGCTGACAGGAGAACGGGCCGGAGACTGTCTGGAGTCGACGGCCTGTTTTTCTTGTCCGGCTTCGTAGGGTCGACACATGACCGTTTTGGACGAGACGCCGGCCGAGCCCACAGACGCCCGCGGCCGCGTGGCCGAGCTGCACGCCCTGCGCGAGCAGGCCCGCCGCGGACCGAGTGACCGTGCGACCGAGGCTCAGCACGCCAAGGGCAAGCTGACCGCCCGTGAGCGCATCGAGCTGCTGCTCGACCCCGGCACGTTCAAGGAGGTCGAGCAGCTGCGCCGGCACCGGGCGACCGGGTTCGGCCTGGAGGCCAAGAAGCCGTACACCGACGGTGTCATCACCGGCTGGGGCACTGTCGAGGGCCGCACGGTCTTCGTCTACGCACACGACTTCCGCATCTTCGGCGGCGCGCTGGGCGAGGCCCACGCCACCAAGATCCACAAGATCATGGACATGGCCATCTCGGCCGGTGCCCCCCTGGTCTCCCTCAACGACGGCGCCGGCGCCCGCATCCAGGAGGGCGTCTCCGCGCTCGCCGGCTACGGCGGCATCTTCCAGCGCAACACCCGCGCCTCCGGTGTCATCCCGCAGATCAGCGTGATGCTCGGCCCGTGCGCGGGCGGCGCGGCGTACAGCCCCGCCCTCACCGACTTCGTCTTCATGGTCCGCGAGACCTCGCAGATGTTCATCACGGGCCCGGACGTCGTCCGCGCCGTGACCGGCGAGGAGATCACCCAGAACGGCCTCGGCGGCGCGGACGTGCACGCCGAGACCTCGGGCGTCGCGCACTTCGCGTACGACGACGAAGAGACCTGCATCGCCGAGGTCCGCTACCTGATCTCGATGCTCCCCTCCAACAACCGCGAGAACCCGCCGACGACCCCCTCCGAGGACCCGGCGGACCGCCGCAGCGACGTACTCCTGGACCTGGTCCCGGCCGACGGCAACCGCCCGTACGACATGCGCAAGGTGATCGAGGAGCTCGTCGACGACGGCGACTACCTGGAGATCCACGAGCGCTGGGCGACGAACATCCTCTGCGCCCTGGCCCGGCTCGACGGACAGGTCGTCGGCATAGTCGCCAACCAGCCGCAGTCCCTGGCCGGTGTCCTGGACATCGAAGCCTCCGAGAAGGCCGCGCGCTTCGTGCAGATGTGCGACGCCTTCAATATCCCGATCATCACTCTTCTGGACGTCCCCGGCTTCCTGCCCGGCGTCGACCAGGAGCACGGTGGGATCATCCGGCACGGCGCCAAGCTGCTCTACGCGTACTGCAACGCCACCGTGCCGCGGATCTCCCTGATCCTGCGCAAGGCCTACGGAGGTGCGTACATCGTCATGGATTCCCAGTCCATCGGTGCCGACCTCACCTACGCCTGGCCCACCAACGAGATCGCGGTGATGGGCGCCGAAGGCGCCGCCAACGTCATCTTCCGCAGGCAGATCGCCGAAGCCGAGGACTCCGAGGCGATGCGTGCGCGCATGGTCAAGGAGTACAAGGCCGAGCTGATGCACCCGTACTACGCCGCCGAGCGCGGCCTGGTCGACGACGTGATCGACCCCGCCGAGACCCGTGAGGTGCTGATCAGCTCTCTCGCGATGCTCCGGAACAAGCACGCCGACCTGCCGTCGCGCAAGCACGGCAACCCCCCGCAGTAATCCTGCGACGAATCGAAGAAGACGGAGCGCCTGATGAATGAATCCATGCTGCGTGTCGAGAAGGGCAACGCCGAGCCCGAGGAGCTGGCGGCCATCACCGCCGTCCTGATGGCCCGTGCCGCCTCCCGGTCCGGCGGCGACACGCCCCACCGCGGCCGCTCCACCGCCGGCTGGCGCCGCCTGGAGCGCACGCCGGGCTTCCGGGCGCCGCACAGCTGGCAGCGCTGAGGCCCACGTGCTGCTGGAGGTCCGGGGGTCGTCCCCCGGGTAGGCACAGTCGGGCGCCGCACGGCCGGCAGGGCTGAGCGGCAACGCGTAGCGCCTGACGAGAAAGGCCCCCCGCACTCCTCGGAGTGCGGGGGGCCTTTCTCGTACGTACGACGCTCCTGCCTACCGCAGGCGTGCCATCAGCGCGTGCTCCACGAGCGTGATGAGTGCGCTCTTGGCGTCCGCGCGGTGGCGGGCGTCCGTCGTGAGGATCGGGGTGTCGGGGCCGATCTGCAGGGCCTCGCGCACCTCGTCCGGGTTGTACGGCTGATGTCCGTCGAAGCCGTTGAGGGCGATGACGAAGGGCAGCCCGCTGTTCTCGAAGTAGTCGACGGCGGGGAAGCAGTCGGCGAGCCTCCTCGTGTCGACCAGGACTACGGCGCCGATGGCGCCGCGTACGAGGTCGTCCCACATGAACCAGAAGCGGTCCTGACCGGGCGTACCGAAGAGGTACAGGATCAGGTCCTGGTCCAGGGTGATACGGCCGAAGTCCATGGCCACCGTGGTGGTGGTCTTGTCTCCGGTGTGCGTGAGGTCGTCGATGCCCGCCGATGCGGACGTCATGACGGCCTCGGTGCGCAGCGGGTTGATCTCCGAGACGGCTCCGACGAACGTGGTCTTGCCCACGCCGAAGCCGCCCGCCACCACGATCTTCGCGGAGGTAGTGGAGCGGGCTGCTCCGCTGCTAGAGCTTGCGAAGTCCACTGAGCACCCTTTCGAGCAGTGTCACGTCTGGCTGGCCGCCGGCGGACTCGTCGCCGCCGGGCTGGTGAATGGCGACAAGTCCGGCCTCCGCCAGGTCGGCGACGAGGATCCGGGCAACGCCGAGGGGGATGGTGAGAAGTGCCGAGATCTCGGCAACGGACTTGATCTCACGGCACAGATGGCAGATCCGCTGGTGCTCGGGCAACTGCCCTTGCAGCCGTGACGGGTCCGCCGTGGTGCTGACCAGTGCCTCGATGGCGAGCTGGTAACGCGGCCTGGTGCGGCCGCCCGTCATGGCGTACGGGCGCACCAGCGGGTTGTGGTTCGGCTGCGAGGGAGAGGGAGCCCTGCGCTGCTGCACCGGCTGGATGCGGGGCGGCTGCTGAGCGTGCCGCTGAGGCTGCTCGTACGGCTGAGAGCGGCTCGGCCCGGAGGGGAAGTTGAACCTGTTCTGCGAGGTATCACCCTGATTCTGACCCTGGCCGTAAGGCCAGTTGGCCGAAGAACCGTCCGGGGGTGTTGCCACGTTTCCTCCTCCGACTGCCGGGCGCCGTTCACTGTGGCGCCGCGTCCCCGAACATTAAAGCGCGGGGACGCCAAAGCGCACTGTCTGTCTGCTAGTTGAGAAGACTTCCTTGCAGCTCGGCGCGCAGGTCCGGGGTGAGGACGCTACCCGCACGGTCGACAAGGAGTGCCATCTCGTAACCCACGAGACCGATGTCGGCCTCGGGGTGGGCGAGCACGGCCAGCGAGGAGCCGTCCGAGATCGACATGAGGAAGAGGAAGCCGCGCTCCATCTCCACGACGGTCTGGTTGACCGCGCCGCCCTCGAAAATCCGGGAAGCCCCTGCGGTCAGCGAGGTCAGACCGGAGGCCACAGCCGCCAGCTGATCGGCGCGGTCACGCGGGAACCCCTCGGACATCGCCAGCAGGAGTCCGTCGGCGGAGACCACCACCGTGTGGGACACCCCGGGGGTGTTGTCCACGAAGTTGGTGATCAACCAGTTCAGATTCTGCGCCGCCTGGCTCATCGGGCTCACACTAACGCTCCTGGTTGTAGGTGTTGCCGTGGCCACCGTGCTGATCGTAAGTGGCCGCTGTGTTCGTGTCCGTTCCCGCATTGCGTCCCTGCTGGACACCGCGCCGCAGGTTGCTCAACCTGCCACGCACGTCCTCAGGAGCACGGGAGACCTGGGGGCCGCCCTGCGGAGTCTGTTCCGCGGTGCCCTCGACCAGATTGGCCTTGGGAACCCGCCGGGGAAGACCGGAGGAGGTGACTCCGCCTGCCTTGGGCTCACGGAGCTTCTCCGCCCGCTGCCAGCGCTCGTCGTTCGACGAACGCCACTCGTCAGTACCGCCGCTGCCGTTCCCGTCGCCGCCCTGCTGCGCGTCCTGCTGCTGCGGCTGTGCGGTGACCGGGTGCTGCGCCGCGCCCTGTCCGGCGGACTCACCGGCGGGCTGCCAGTGCTGCTGACCGCCGCGGCGCGGGAGGCCCGCATCGGTCAGCGGGGGGCCGGAGGCCGGGGTGGGACCGGGACGGTCGAAGCCTACGCGCTCCTGGGCGCTTGCGGGAGCGCCCGGTGCAGATTCCGGTTCCGATCCGAACTCGCTTTCGTACGCACCCTGGTAGGAGGTCTCCTCCTGCCAGTTCCCCTGGTGGGAGGGGGCGTCGAACGTCTCCTCGTACTGGCCCTGCGTAGTCGCGGGCTCCTGGTACTCGCCCTCCGGATACGTCTGGTACGCCGGGTAGTCGTCATACCCGCCCTGGTCGTACGCGGGCTGCTCCGGCTGCGCGTACTGCTGCTGAGCGGGGTCTGCGCCGTTGTCGTACGACGCCTGCGGCGCCTCGTCGCGGAACAGCGGACGGTCGCCGGAAGCCTGCGCCTCCAGCTGCGCACGCCGCTCCTCGCGCATCAGCGAGCGGCCCACCGGGTCCAGGTCACGGGCGTCGTCCGGGACCTCGTATCGCGAGTCGTCGAAGCCGAGCTCGGCCGCGGTGCGCATCGGGGCACTCTCGAAGGACTGCTGCGCGGGCTCGTAACTCTGCTGCTCGGGAATGATCGAGGAGACCGTGAAGTCGTCCTGCGGCAGCATCTCGCCGCCGCCACCGTGGGTGATGGCGTCGGGAAGCATGACCAGCGAAGTGGTGCCGGCCTGCTCGCCCGAGGGGCGCAGCTGGACACGGATCCGGTGCCGGTCCGCCAGGCGGCCGACCACGAAGAGGCCCATGCGCTGCGAGACGGCGGCGTCCACGGTCGGCGGGTTCGCCAGCTTGTGGTTGATGTCCGCGAAGTCCTCGGCGGTGAGGCCGATGCCCTTGTCGTGGATCTCGACCATGACGCGGCCGTCTGGGAGACGGGTCGCGGTGACACGCACCTTGGTCTGCGGCGAGGAGAACGTGGTGGCGTTCTCCAGCAGCTCGGCCAGCAGGTGCACGAGGTCGGTCACGGCCTGGCCGTGAATCTCCGACTCCGGTACGCCGCTGAGCTCGATGCGCTCGTACGACTCCACCTCGGAGGAGGCCGCGCGCAGCACGTCGACCAGCGGAACCGGCTGGTTCCAGCGACGGCCGGGCTCCTCGCCCGCGAGGATGAGGAGGTTCTCGCCGTTGCGGCGCATACGGGTCGCGAGGTGGTCCAGCTTGAAGAGGTTCTCCAGCTGGTCCGGGTCGGCCTCGTTGTTCTCCAGATCGGTGATCAGGGTCAGCTGGCCCTCGATCAGGGACTGGTTGCGCTGCGAAAGGTTGGTGAAGATCGCGTTGACGTTGCCCCGCAGCATGGCCTGCTCGGCGGCGAGCCGCACGGCCTCACGGTGCACCTGGTCGAAGGCGCGGGCGACCTCGCCGATCTCGTCGACGGTCGTGATCGGGATCGGCTCCACGCGGGTGTCGACGCGGCCCGGCTCCGTACGCGAAAGCTGGTCGACCAGCATCGGCAGGCGCTGCTCGGCGATGCCGAACGCGGCGGTGCGCAGCTGGCGCATCGAGCGGCTCATCTGGCGGGCCATGAGACCGGCCAGGATGACCGCGGTGAGCATCGCGATGACCACGATCAGACCGTTGGTGATGGCGTCGGTCTTGGCGTCGGAGGAGATCTCGGCGGCCTCGGTCACGGCCTTGTCGACGAGGTCGTTCTCGACCTCGGTGTAGCCCTCGAACTTCGCGGTGGAGGCGGCCATCCAGAACTGGGGTGTGACGCCCTTCTGCTTCAGCGTGGAGGGCTTGCCCTGGCCGATCTCCTCGGCCATGCCGGCGAAGACCGAGCCGTCCTTGCTCGGCGGGGCCACGAACGGGACGCCGGCCTGATCGGCCTGCTGCTTGGCGGCGGCGAGCTTCTTGGCGCCGTCCTCCGCCTTGCCCTTCATGATGGCCTTGAGCTTGTCGGTGTCCTCCTGCGTACCGCCCGACTGGTACTCGGCGAGGGCGATCTGCTCCAGGTAGTTGTACGAGTTGAAGGCGACCGTCTGCTGCGCGAGCTTCTCCGGCTTGCCGCTCGGGCGGACCAGGAGGTGCGTGCCGATCGAGCGCTGGAGCGACGTGGCGGCCTTGGCGAGCTGGACGGCGTAGACCGTACGGCCGTAGGCGGTGATGTTGCCGGTGCCGAGGCCGAGCTCGTTCGACAGCTCCATCAGCGAGTGCTGGATCTGGACGTAACCCTCTTCGGTCTTCACCGGGTCGAGGGCCTCGCTGTACGCGGCCTTGCGCAGCGCTGGGAGCTTGGGCTCCTCCTTCGCGAAGAGGCCGAGACGGCGCTCGAGGCCCTCCTTCTCCGGGAGGTTCTCCGTGGCTTCCTGGAAGTTCTTCGCGGCGGCGTCGGTCGTGGCGTACGCCTGGGTGACCTCCGGGCTGGTCCGCTTGCCCTGGAGAAGCGGTACGGCGGTGAGGTCACGCTCGTTGAGCAGCGCCTGGCCGTACTCGGACGCGGCGCGCACGAGGACGGCGGTCTTCTCGGCGTCCTGCGCTTCCTGCCAGGTGTCGATCGAGCCCTTGACCTGGAAGCCGCCCATGACGAGGCCGACTCCCACGGGTATGAGGAG from Streptomyces spiramyceticus carries:
- a CDS encoding polysaccharide lyase 8 family protein; translated protein: MPLLPADAAAWSRRVFLATASATALGAAFSGGAFTGVAAAAPASFGGDEYDELRLRWVQLSLGAGFDPVVEPYASRLAEIGRFAAGFRASMAPADNSLWPGRTFDPPSGITYSYGRLWTMTQAYLQPGTGLTADASLLADIVRGLDHLSARIYNPSTTRYGNWWEWQIGSPRLLMDIVAGLYDKLTDAQRQAACAAVDHFVPDTMLTNYSGTSTGANRVDLCRSVALRGILGRSPAKIALARDALSPVFPYVTKGDGLYADGSFVQHTWVAYSGTYGQVMLDGLGRLFTLLAGSTWDVTDPNRQIILDSVENAYAPLIYNGLMMDSVNGRAISRGYLKSDDRHVMRSDHFHGQGLIAAIPLLAGGASEAERERWTAMVKGWIERDRTTPLLAAPQFNVADLSRLHAVAASPVAAAPEPVAHKLFASMDRAVHRRSGWAAGLSMASERISYYECGNGENPRGWHTGAGMLYWWPGERANDQYTDWFWPTVDFYRLPGTTVSTKRLADKAGGEWGVPKPATKWVGGATDGEFAAVGQHLKGLGSTLEARKSWFCVADTVVCLGAGITSTDGVPAETIVDNRNLGESGTNALTTGPHWAHLEGHGGWVLPDAVGTAGLHTLREDRTGSWSDINTTSTTERRTRRYQTLWFDHGTDPVDADYLYLLMPGASRRTVAARAADGHWLKVLANTRAVQGVEIRSLGFTAANFWQPGKAGPVSTTAPASVLVRKKWRTATLAVSEPTRSGQPLEVTWAHRAARVISKDPGVEVLSTGRTLRLRVTPGTAGATHLCEVALS
- a CDS encoding acyl-CoA carboxylase subunit beta, with protein sequence MTVLDETPAEPTDARGRVAELHALREQARRGPSDRATEAQHAKGKLTARERIELLLDPGTFKEVEQLRRHRATGFGLEAKKPYTDGVITGWGTVEGRTVFVYAHDFRIFGGALGEAHATKIHKIMDMAISAGAPLVSLNDGAGARIQEGVSALAGYGGIFQRNTRASGVIPQISVMLGPCAGGAAYSPALTDFVFMVRETSQMFITGPDVVRAVTGEEITQNGLGGADVHAETSGVAHFAYDDEETCIAEVRYLISMLPSNNRENPPTTPSEDPADRRSDVLLDLVPADGNRPYDMRKVIEELVDDGDYLEIHERWATNILCALARLDGQVVGIVANQPQSLAGVLDIEASEKAARFVQMCDAFNIPIITLLDVPGFLPGVDQEHGGIIRHGAKLLYAYCNATVPRISLILRKAYGGAYIVMDSQSIGADLTYAWPTNEIAVMGAEGAANVIFRRQIAEAEDSEAMRARMVKEYKAELMHPYYAAERGLVDDVIDPAETREVLISSLAMLRNKHADLPSRKHGNPPQ
- a CDS encoding acyl-CoA carboxylase subunit epsilon translates to MNESMLRVEKGNAEPEELAAITAVLMARAASRSGGDTPHRGRSTAGWRRLERTPGFRAPHSWQR
- a CDS encoding GTP-binding protein gives rise to the protein MDFASSSSGAARSTTSAKIVVAGGFGVGKTTFVGAVSEINPLRTEAVMTSASAGIDDLTHTGDKTTTTVAMDFGRITLDQDLILYLFGTPGQDRFWFMWDDLVRGAIGAVVLVDTRRLADCFPAVDYFENSGLPFVIALNGFDGHQPYNPDEVREALQIGPDTPILTTDARHRADAKSALITLVEHALMARLR
- a CDS encoding DUF742 domain-containing protein; amino-acid sequence: MATPPDGSSANWPYGQGQNQGDTSQNRFNFPSGPSRSQPYEQPQRHAQQPPRIQPVQQRRAPSPSQPNHNPLVRPYAMTGGRTRPRYQLAIEALVSTTADPSRLQGQLPEHQRICHLCREIKSVAEISALLTIPLGVARILVADLAEAGLVAIHQPGGDESAGGQPDVTLLERVLSGLRKL
- a CDS encoding roadblock/LC7 domain-containing protein, translated to MSQAAQNLNWLITNFVDNTPGVSHTVVVSADGLLLAMSEGFPRDRADQLAAVASGLTSLTAGASRIFEGGAVNQTVVEMERGFLFLMSISDGSSLAVLAHPEADIGLVGYEMALLVDRAGSVLTPDLRAELQGSLLN
- a CDS encoding nitrate- and nitrite sensing domain-containing protein translates to MRRSNTSSAQQQARGNFTPPPRTVASPATPPAAAPASSGSSSKFAPRNWRVPTRLNAILLIPVGVGLVMGGFQVKGSIDTWQEAQDAEKTAVLVRAASEYGQALLNERDLTAVPLLQGKRTSPEVTQAYATTDAAAKNFQEATENLPEKEGLERRLGLFAKEEPKLPALRKAAYSEALDPVKTEEGYVQIQHSLMELSNELGLGTGNITAYGRTVYAVQLAKAATSLQRSIGTHLLVRPSGKPEKLAQQTVAFNSYNYLEQIALAEYQSGGTQEDTDKLKAIMKGKAEDGAKKLAAAKQQADQAGVPFVAPPSKDGSVFAGMAEEIGQGKPSTLKQKGVTPQFWMAASTAKFEGYTEVENDLVDKAVTEAAEISSDAKTDAITNGLIVVIAMLTAVILAGLMARQMSRSMRQLRTAAFGIAEQRLPMLVDQLSRTEPGRVDTRVEPIPITTVDEIGEVARAFDQVHREAVRLAAEQAMLRGNVNAIFTNLSQRNQSLIEGQLTLITDLENNEADPDQLENLFKLDHLATRMRRNGENLLILAGEEPGRRWNQPVPLVDVLRAASSEVESYERIELSGVPESEIHGQAVTDLVHLLAELLENATTFSSPQTKVRVTATRLPDGRVMVEIHDKGIGLTAEDFADINHKLANPPTVDAAVSQRMGLFVVGRLADRHRIRVQLRPSGEQAGTTSLVMLPDAITHGGGGEMLPQDDFTVSSIIPEQQSYEPAQQSFESAPMRTAAELGFDDSRYEVPDDARDLDPVGRSLMREERRAQLEAQASGDRPLFRDEAPQASYDNGADPAQQQYAQPEQPAYDQGGYDDYPAYQTYPEGEYQEPATTQGQYEETFDAPSHQGNWQEETSYQGAYESEFGSEPESAPGAPASAQERVGFDRPGPTPASGPPLTDAGLPRRGGQQHWQPAGESAGQGAAQHPVTAQPQQQDAQQGGDGNGSGGTDEWRSSNDERWQRAEKLREPKAGGVTSSGLPRRVPKANLVEGTAEQTPQGGPQVSRAPEDVRGRLSNLRRGVQQGRNAGTDTNTAATYDQHGGHGNTYNQER